From the genome of Dermacentor andersoni chromosome 3, qqDerAnde1_hic_scaffold, whole genome shotgun sequence:
TAAAAGTTGAACGTTTTTGTTCTTATTCACTTATTCCATACTGGAAAAGGACTGACTTCCACGCAGTGCGAAAACGTCAATCTGCAGATgcaattttcattcacaactgaaatttgtGCATAATTAGCGAACACAGATTCTAAAAGATTcaaaccaatgcgaaaattaaCCATAACTGGCTGGTCACACGGAACTTGACTATAACATATGTTATGACGGCAACACATTTTGTGGCTTACAGAAAGAAGGCAGAATACAATAGGTGTATTTCGTTGACAGTATGAGAAGTAAGGGCCCACAGAATTTTAAACTGGCTACATGCGTCTTCATGACCAGGAAGTAGCCTATGATTGCTACCATTATTTCAACTACATGCCGAATGAGGGTGCATGTTTTTATGATGCTTACAAGCGCATATATTCTGCCTGTCGTCATACTTTGCGCCATAGTCATATACACAATAAGGGACAGTGAGTGTTGGGACACTTCTTGACACAATAGCAACGCAAGGAACCCAcaattcacacacgcacacaaaaaacaaCCTAATAGCACTCTTAAACGCACGGACGATTACCAGTTCGCACTTAATTAGCATTAAATACTCTATACTTGTTTTACTGGTATGTATGAAATAGATTTTTGCcggcaaaacaaataacattgcgcctCGTCTATATTACATGTGCTCAAAAACTCGTACACACCGAAGCTGTGCCTAAAGCAAGGAAACGGAGCATATGGTACCGTCTACGCTCCAAAATTTAGATAAAATTGAGGGCTTCAAACTTCTTCAGTAAAATATCTTAGTACTGGTGCATCAAAACGCAACCAGAGTTTACGTGCGCGCATACTTTCGCTGTAATTGCTCTTAAAATTTGATAAAACatcatggctttttttttttttttttactttagcctTGGCCGTATGCGTCGACAAAGTGAAGAGTGCACAAAATGTAGAGCACAACAAAGACGCACACAAGCCCTTCAGTGCAGGAGTTTCACCAACAGCGTGTAGATGGGCTGCCATCATGACGAATGAGTCGAACGACACTGCTCCGGTGTCAGTCCACTAAagcttgcacagaactggtttactcacgcaaaatgaatacctgctcagaaaatGCAGTGGAGTACTTGTGCTTACCAGCTGTCATTATGAAACCTGAAAAACTTCGCAGAACTGAAATTCCCGGTGTTAGAACAACACAGAGCCGTGCAACACATGTGATGCCTCGACTTAGCCATCTTCCTCAAATGCTTTGTTCCCTGCGTCTTCTCTTCCATCAACACTTGATCCAGATTCTGTGGCCTATCTTTTGCATCTTCATACTTGGGacgacaaccgaagcagatgaccaagcgcgatCCGACTTGTGAAATCGCTGAGTGAATGCCAAGGGCGAGCGGAGGTAATCTCGACGAACGCAACGAAGACAACCACTTCCCGCGATTCGCCCAATTTAAAATTCACAAAaagggaattaaaaaaaaattaacttagAATATACGGCAACCGCTTGGATTGCCCATGTTCCTTGAACTGAAACTAGCATTCACCTTCCGGAGGTGGTTACTACGGTCTCGTTAGCAATGGGTTCGTACGTTACAGCACAACCATTTTCACGAGCGTGCGTATTGAGCGAGCTTCAAGTGTCGCTGCCGATATCTCCATAAGAAAACGAGGGGAGACTACCGCTGAAGCTTCTGAAAATAAATTCCTTCTGGAGATAAGCTACGTGTGAAGGGTGGCCGAGGATGCACTGTACGAGTGATGCCAGCTCCTTCTGATCAATCTGTGAAGGCAATATTAATAAACGTACTGATGGAATTGACATTGGTGTAGTATATTAGCTTTCAATAATTGGTGAATTACGTTCGCGGAGCAGCAGTTGGCAACTGTAATcaattatatattttttgaaaaagCTGTAAATGTTAtgagttactttttttttctgtaacgcgTACAAGTCATAACGCCACTGAGCCTCCGGGACGCATTTTTCATGCTTAAGTCGTCTAGCTTAGTACTCGTAGAAGAAATAAGTTGTGGAATATACGTTTTCAGAAGTAGAGCCACGCTTTCGTTCCCACCTTTACCGATAATGTGAGGTGGTCTGCAAGATGTGTATTtgttgttttcatttttgttttcgcgttagcattcttaaagggaagctgaaacggttttcaatttctatgaattgctgggattggggagaacagacctaataatttacggttccgaaattttttttttcgttttgttaatataacgggcggaaatcgctttctaaatcacccgcgcggacacgcccccatcgcttcccggagcgccgggtgaggacgttggcagaggagagaaccggcgagagtgacgtcatgggcggagaccgagccaaccgagctgcggaccggcgtgctgacatgtgctggcatgcctctttccgtcctgcgctttactgaacgacgctacgagagatctgctgccgccgccgctcacgtttgttttgcgattttcgtaaacttctttccttctgtgctgcgtgagtgcctacagccaagggcgcccaacatgccctcgttctgtgcagcattcggctgcgcgaacacaggccgGCGAGACGATGTGttgtttcacaaattcccgaaggaaaagaagcttcagcgcagtgggtacgtgcggtgaggagagataagttcgtgccgacgaaatcaactgcgctgtgctcggaccatttccgcgacagtgactatcatcggagcttgacaacgatgcgggcaatcggtattccaattaaatcggcgcgactgaagcccgaacaacttcaggtacacagcttggcagaattcgacggttcttctttcccaactttttccatactagccagacaaactggcggtatgctgcatacctcaactgcctgtaaaaaaaattgcttttgcatcactctttttccattggccatatcattttcacacctgtgtgtaaacttcttgccttgtccagccggttcgactcctttctgggcaagtgccacttccagtgctgccctgctgaggcacacagtcctgaattgtcttgaacttgttacgcactgcgtgcgcttctgttttttcctaatctcttgcaccacctggcagcacaagcagttctcttcatcttccatcaatacgcagcacatgcaggtgcacctagtttaatgaaagcgtgattaggcccacattgatgcactggagaaatacgaacatttgcagccattaacgtctggtaacacagttttagcgtagccggatagccttacgacaaatgcgaaaacgcgttgttgctagcgttgctatactccgtttcatacatcaggtgcaacgctgcggaggcttgagatacttcttgcagtggctgcgttcgcacttagaaaacgttcggtgtttcttgacccgatttttcagaaagctttccatatataatacccctgtcacacgagcactttaaaggcatttgaagaaaaagacaTCTCACACAAAGGAGTTGCATCCGCAGACACACGCCAAAGTTTaatctctttttcagaagcggtCTTTTCCGAAACCGGAGATCACCGATCTCTTTTACGGCTGGAAAGGCGTAGCCTCCAACGCAGTGGGCACCAGTAATTAtcatgcaataaagaaacgaagcaaAAGTGCATTTTTATTTCAAGTGTACACATCACAAAAAAGGGTTTTGTCTTTCGTTGAACCTTAAGTAGGCGCAGTTTTGCACTTTTTGCACGGCACTCTCGTAAGCAGttcgaaaatatcacgtgacgctAACAGACGATGCAAATTCGCGCCATTTTCTGCGACCATGGCTACGGCGAGCGGTACCGACGAACAGCCTCCGGCACGCCAAAGAAAACCGCGGGTACAGTGGTCGGAGAGAGACACCTGGGCGTTAATCAAGTTATGGGAAGACAACCTGCCCTCGCTGCGTGCGCAGAAGCACAACGGAGGCGTTTACGATGGCATTGCACAAGCATTGACGAGCATGGGTGTACCTCGCACAAAGGCGCAAGTGCACAGCAAGATAGAGAACCTGGGACAGACCTACAGGTAAGACAAAGCACAGCAGTAAGCTGTGAGCGCTAAATTTACCTTGAAGCGGCTTCAGGCTGTGgtcgcaagctgcaagctctcgTTTGTGGTGTCGCGACCTCAGCATCGAACGTTGTTTCCGTAGTAGGCAGCGACGGAACCCTAATCTAGCGGACGGAGCCGTAGTAACGAAGGTTTTAAGGCAGAGACCCTTCATTTCAGCTAGCGTCGAATTTTGCAGGGCTGAACTGCGCCCTGCACACACGAAAGTCGACGACGCGCTAAAGGCTGTTTCTGCAATTCCTTTACAGTGCGAGTCGGTCTGAGTAAACGCAAATTCGCCTTCACATGCGGCGAAGAATGACAACCCGCGCAGGTCGTCAATAGCATGATTTCGTTCGTCACAAGATAACGGGAACCTTAACTTATGGACAGGCGCATTTCACATTATATTGTACGCCTTCTCACGGCAACATATAATACGAAGCAGGAAGTCGTCTGCATGTTTTCATTTCTGCAGATGTGACTACGGTTTGCATTTTTCTCGGACcatgcgcaagcgttgttctcaGACAAGAAAACATGAGAAACTTTAAATTTTTTCGAGTAAAAAGGGTTACCTTCGCTTCTCAGGCTTTCTGTACCATCAAGTCGCGTTTGTATCTATCGGCAAACGTTTTGCTCTGTGTATATCTTTACATTTTGAGTATATAAAATTTTAGTTCTTTCGTTTTCTTATCCAGGAGCTGCCTGAAACACATGACAACAGGGTCATCACCGCCGAGCTGGCCATTCTTCTCCGAAGTCCATAGGTTTCTAGGATCCCTGCCTGTTCACGATACATCTTTAATGGAAGAGGCTGGGTGCAGCGAGAGCACAACAAGCAGCACTGCCTCCGTCGAAGAAGTAAGAAATGCATAGTGGAGACTATATATGCTTTATTACAGTCAACTAAATTTCAAGACATAATGTAGCATCAGCTGTGCTGCCAAGCCCATAATCTGCACAACCCTGCAGTGTAGCGGACTGCTCTTGTTAATACTGTGGTTCATTTCTGCTTGTGCTCACGCGCTGTTCATTTTGCAAGCTTGGCAGTGCGCTGtttggagaataaaaaaaatgcagactcTAAAATAAAAAAACGTGAATACATACACGCAAGGAGAGGCAGCTCTCTTGCAAGTAAAAACCCTGAACTAATTGTTTACCGCTTCACACATCAACTAATGTGGTCAATGTATTTCGGATCCCTTCTTCA
Proteins encoded in this window:
- the LOC126524393 gene encoding uncharacterized protein, with translation MATASGTDEQPPARQRKPRVQWSERDTWALIKLWEDNLPSLRAQKHNGGVYDGIAQALTSMGVPRTKAQVHSKIENLGQTYRSCLKHMTTGSSPPSWPFFSEVHRFLGSLPVHDTSLMEEAGCSESTTSSTASVEELIFDMLDSGSASCEDVAEDCSPSESPVQQVESRNLASGSSECARRKRRQPAGDFQERMLEEQRRQREQFADAHKMEMDLRKEGLKLQEKLVDAMLKFFSKN